atccaaggctcaagcggaccacaccacaggaagtagtggtgataacgattctcaccgttgaaacttttctagagcccaccgtaatgtttatttgccatccaacctattcataaagttacatagaccttgatggagataaaacacaaatatcagatccattcaaaacttctgtcgcccccaagaagttttcaacggtaaaagtttaatccccattgtgtggtccatttgatcctttaatctaactcatttttaggcttatgtcttaaaatgataagaaaaaaaattgatggacggtgtggataatacctgCATATCACGGTGGACATTCCAAGCTCTTGCCCCTTCCCAGCTGGATACtggggcaatccgcgtccgtacaaCTCGGGTtaacgtgcatgaaatccacgccgtttatcAGGTAGACCACCCTTCAAAAAGGCTAATTCAACACTGGTGTGAGACCCCAAAAAAATTATACcaaaaacctttaaattcacgtggtatggcccacctagtttCGTTTTCCCAATAGGGAGTAGTCGCGTATCGCGAGGATTACtgtcatttttggataattctttcaTCCTGTTGAAAGAAAACCAGATGAACGGATTGTATTGCATTGGGCCCTGTACAAAACTAATGGTGAGCGTCCCATCTTaactttttcccatggtgtgaccTACCTGAGGTTTGCATTATCATGATTTTTAGAATCAGTGGTTAAAATGAGACagcctacctgatggacggggtggatctcagcCTACGGAATTAACCCAAGAAGGTACGCTGGCGAAGTTCCTGATTTTACTACCTGTCGTTCTAGCTAACGGTCCATTCGAATtcgatgcaaccaaatgcaccttaGATTTTGTGAGTTTATCATTGAATTTAACTTCGAATTCAAGAAATCTGAGGATTTTATCAATCTTGATTGTAATACAACCTTTTTATTCTTCAGATTTCAGAATACGAAGAAACAAAGCTGAGAGTTGAGAAAGGGACTTGATTATCATCTTCAATTCTAAGATTTCAATTTACAGTTGAAAGAAATGGGGTCGGAGGGAACTGTAAACGAGTCAAAGGAGTTGATAGTTACCCAGGTCAGTTTCGGCGGATTCGATAATCAGGTCACTGCAAAAGAGCTCACGGATTTCTTAGAGCGCAAAATTGGGCTGGTTTGGAGGTGCAGACTAAAGACTTCTTGGACTCCACCTGAGTCCTACCCGAATTATGATATCACCGACATCTCCAACATCCGAAGGAACGATGATTATGATAGGGTTGAGCCTCATGCCTTCGTGCATTTTGCCTCTCCCTCAGCGGCAACCCAGGCGTCTGATGCTGCAGGCCGTTGTCAGCTCAACCTGAAGGGCCGTTTTCTGAAGGTGAATTGTGGGAGCGAGAGTTCTTTCCGAGTTAAGCGGAGGCGGATAATGGACCCTTTTAAATTCTCTGATGTTCGTGCTGAGATTGGGGCTCTGTTTAGCAGGGATGagttctgggttggttggaagggACCTGATTCCGGTGTTGATTTCCTAGTTGATCCCTTCGATGGCACCTGCAAGATCCTTTTCACTAAGGAGACTGCTTTCTCATTGAAGTCCACAAAAAAACACTCGGTGATTAAATGCGATTTCAAGGTGGAGTTCCTGGTGAGAGAGATTGCTGAGATTAAACTGTACAAGGATAGAGCAGCATTGTTGATGCTCTTACAGCTGACTTCATCTCCTCGTGTTTATTATAGAACGGCAGATGACGACGTCTATGTCTCTGTTCCATATAATCTGTTAGATGATGAGGATCCATGGATCAGGACCACAGATTTCACCTCCAGCAGAGCCATTGGAAGGTGTAATTCTTTCAAAATCTCCATATCGCCTCGCTTTGGAGCTAAGCTGGAGAAGGCCCTGTCATATCTAAGGGAACGGAGGATTTCTGAATACCGGTCTAAGGGTCCACTCACAGTCCGGGATGAGCCTGAATTTGGTGCACCCATGCCCGATTCTTTTTTCTGTATTCGGTATAAGGAGGGCATAAGCTTCGACGTGATGTTCTTGGTAAATGCATTGGTCCACAAAGGTATATTCAATCAGCATCAGTTGTCTGAAGAGTTCTTTGGGTTACTGAGAAACCAGAATGCTGTCGTGAATATCACATCGCTGCATCACATATATGCATACAAGCACCCGGTATTTGATGCTTGTGAAAGGCTGAAGCTTGTCCAAGAATGGCTGTTGAATAACCCCAAACTTCTCAAGAGCAATAGAGTTTCTGATGTTACCGTTGAGGTGCGAAGGTTTGTCATAACCCCCACCCGGGCTTATTGTCTCCCTCCGAAGGTGGAGGTTTCTAACAGGGTTCTTCGGAAGTATAAAGAAGTTGCTGATAGGTTCCTGAGGGTTACTTTCATGGATGAAGGCATGCAAAAGCTGAATTCTAATGTTTTTTCTTATTACATTGCGCCCATTGTGAAGGATGTCACTTCAAAATCTTTCAAGCAGAATACCACGGTGTTTAAAAGGGCGAACGACATTCTCACCGATGGCTTTTATCTGTGTGGACGGAAGTACTCTTTTCTTGCATTCACTCCAAATCAGTTGAGGGACAGTTCGGCATGGTTTTTTGCTGATGATGAGAACATTACTGTAACTACAATCACGAGTTGGATGGGAAAATTCTATAACAAAAATGTTGCGAAATGTGCAGCAAGGATGGGACAATGTTTCTCAGCGACTTATGCGACGGTTGATGTGCCATTTGAGCAAGTCAACATGTCACTTCCTGATATTAAGCGGAACGGGTATAAGTTCTCCGATGGGATTGGGAAGATAACACCTGATCTAGTTATGGAAGTGGCAGAGAAATTGCAACTCACAGGCAACCCCCCTTGTGCATATCAAATCAGATATGCTGGTTGCAAGGGTGTGGTAGCTTGCTGGCCTGGAGATGGTGATGGGAAACGGCTCTCCTTTAGACCGAGCATGAAAAAATTCAAATCTAATCATACAACACTTGAAGTCATCCAATGGACAAAGTTCCAGCCAGGGTTCTTGAACCGACAGATTGTGACATTACTTTCGGCATTGGGTGTTCCTGATGAAGTGTTCATGAGAATGCAGCATTCAATGGTTTGTAAGCTTAACCAGATTCTCAAGAACACCGA
This region of Magnolia sinica isolate HGM2019 chromosome 1, MsV1, whole genome shotgun sequence genomic DNA includes:
- the LOC131256365 gene encoding RNA-dependent RNA polymerase 6-like; protein product: MGSEGTVNESKELIVTQVSFGGFDNQVTAKELTDFLERKIGLVWRCRLKTSWTPPESYPNYDITDISNIRRNDDYDRVEPHAFVHFASPSAATQASDAAGRCQLNLKGRFLKVNCGSESSFRVKRRRIMDPFKFSDVRAEIGALFSRDEFWVGWKGPDSGVDFLVDPFDGTCKILFTKETAFSLKSTKKHSVIKCDFKVEFLVREIAEIKLYKDRAALLMLLQLTSSPRVYYRTADDDVYVSVPYNLLDDEDPWIRTTDFTSSRAIGRCNSFKISISPRFGAKLEKALSYLRERRISEYRSKGPLTVRDEPEFGAPMPDSFFCIRYKEGISFDVMFLVNALVHKGIFNQHQLSEEFFGLLRNQNAVVNITSLHHIYAYKHPVFDACERLKLVQEWLLNNPKLLKSNRVSDVTVEVRRFVITPTRAYCLPPKVEVSNRVLRKYKEVADRFLRVTFMDEGMQKLNSNVFSYYIAPIVKDVTSKSFKQNTTVFKRANDILTDGFYLCGRKYSFLAFTPNQLRDSSAWFFADDENITVTTITSWMGKFYNKNVAKCAARMGQCFSATYATVDVPFEQVNMSLPDIKRNGYKFSDGIGKITPDLVMEVAEKLQLTGNPPCAYQIRYAGCKGVVACWPGDGDGKRLSFRPSMKKFKSNHTTLEVIQWTKFQPGFLNRQIVTLLSALGVPDEVFMRMQHSMVCKLNQILKNTDVAFEVVTTSYGEQGYSAAMMLSAGFNPATEPHLRGILSCIRSAQLVDLLWRARIFVPSGRLLIGCMDELGVLEHRQCFIQASTPTLENCFIKHGSRFSGTTKNLKVITGMVAIAKNPCLHPGDIRILEAVDVPGLHHLVDCLVFPQKGERPHTDEASGSDLDGDHYFATWDENLIPPSKMSSLPMDYTPAEVKEKKHNVTHPDIIEFFARNMVNENLGVICNAHVVHADLSDDGAFDEKCLKLAELAAMAVDFPKTGKYVTIPQELKAKIYPDFMGKDESQSYKSNKVLGKLYRIIKDISGEDDALEEPKCAPEDIHYDKDLEIPGSKDFLLDAWSYKCSYDGQLNALMGQFDVSTEEEVVTGHTWSMPKDSSRQLHDLRERLRQAYTALHNEFRRAFEDTGLSLQQQQLTDDEKNTLYEQKASAWYQVTYHPMWVKKSEALKQTDGDRIPIRLSFAWIATDYLVRLKVRCQDVQKLSTNKPIDFLVRYLADKI